The proteins below are encoded in one region of Pseudomonas helmanticensis:
- a CDS encoding pilin yields the protein MKKQQGFTLIELLIVVAIIGILATIALPQYSKYQARSKVTAGLAEISALKVPFEDTINQGTNPTLALVKGDAGTTTSNCALTASGTAADGAGTIVCTIANAPAPVLGKTITLTRTAANGWSCGTTVSPDYSPKGCTASGT from the coding sequence ATGAAAAAACAACAAGGTTTTACTCTGATCGAGCTGCTGATCGTTGTGGCGATCATCGGCATTCTGGCGACCATCGCCTTGCCGCAGTACTCCAAATATCAGGCGCGATCCAAGGTAACGGCGGGCCTGGCGGAAATTAGCGCACTGAAAGTGCCGTTCGAAGACACCATCAATCAAGGTACCAACCCGACGCTCGCTCTGGTCAAAGGGGATGCCGGCACCACCACATCCAACTGCGCGCTGACCGCTTCGGGCACTGCTGCCGATGGCGCGGGCACAATTGTTTGCACGATCGCCAATGCTCCGGCCCCTGTGCTGGGCAAAACCATTACGCTGACCCGTACCGCTGCCAACGGCTGGTCTTGCGGTACTACGGTATCCCCGGATTATTCGCCAAAAGGCTGCACCGCCAGCGGTACATGA